TTTTATCTACGTGAACTATTAAAATGTATCTCACAAAAATGGATTTGTTTTTTACCAAAATCAATTTTTATTAAAGCATTATAAATATCTTTGAACCATGAGCATAACAACAAAACAAAATCACATAGGACGAAAAATAAGTCGTATTCGTGAACTTAGAGATATGAAGCAAGAAGCTTTAGCTCAGGCTTTAGGAACCAGTCAGCAAACTGTATCTGCAATAGAAAATAGCGAAACAATAGACGACACAAAACTTGCAGAAGTAGCAAAAGCACTTGGAGTAAGTGCCGAAGCAATAAAAAACTTTACAGAAGAAAATATGATAAGTTATTTTAATAATTTTTATGATAATAGTACCAGCACTGGAATAAATGGAATGTTCAATCCAACTCAATGTACATTCAATCCGTTAGATAAAGTTGTAGAACTTTACGAGCGTTTGGTTTTAGCAGAAAAAGAAAAAGTTGAATATTTAGAAAAATTATTAAAAGACAAATAAAAATCAACGATATAAAATTATAAAGAAATCCTAAGAAATTGCTTCTTGGGATTTTTTATGCTTTAAATATGTGACGTTTGCTACCGATATTTAATTCCTGCGGAATTTATTTCTCTGGATTAAATTAAAATCTTAAACTCAGAACCTTTGCCCCTTTGTTACTCTGAACCTTTGGACCTAAAAAAAATCACATTCCAGTTCGAATCGCTTCAACGGGATCTAAATTGGCTGCCGAAACAGCTGGAAGAATTCCCGAAATTAACCCGATAAGCGCCGCCAATCCTGTTCCTAAAAGTATATTTCCGAGACTTAAAACAAAATCAAAATCAAGTACTTTTGTTAGAATAAGGGCAATTCCCCAAACCATTAACAAACCAATAATACCGCCAATTACAGACAAAATTATTGCTTCAAACAAAAACTGAAACAGAATAAATTTGTTTTTTGCACCTAATGATTTTTGAATACCAATTAAATTGGTTCTTTCTTTTACCGAAACGAACATGATGTTAGCGATTCCAAAGCCTCCCACCAAAAGAGAAAAACCACTAATAATCCATCCTACAACATTCATCTGACCAATAATCCCGTCTATAAAATCTGTAAAACCAGAAAGGACATTAATAAAGAAATTATCCATTTCTCCTGCTTTTATACCACGGATAGCTCTTAATTTTTGCGCAATTTCAGCTTTATAAGCATCCATATCCACACCTTTTTCTGGTTTTAAAACAATAACCGGCGTCATTGAATCACTATCACCATACATTCGGCGTAAAAAATTAGCTGGCAGATAAACCGAAGTATCGTTACTATCTCCAAAAAAACCAGCGCCTTGTTTCGCCATTACCCCAATAACACTAAATCTTTGTCCATATAAGCGAATATTTTTTCCAATTGGATCACTGCCTCCAAAAAGACCATCGGCAACATCGTATCCTAAAACAATCACTGGAGTTCCTGAATTTGATTCGGATTCATTGTAAAATCTTCCTCTATCAAAACTTAATCCATCAATATCGACCATTTCGAAAGACGAAGGAATAATATTTACATCGGCAACGGTTTTAGAATCGTATTTTAAAGTTTCGTGATTTACAAAAAGCTGATATCCTACTTGCTCTGTATTATTCATGGAATTTTTTAATCCCACATATTCATCATACTTTACATTTGGGAACTGTTCTCTTTTCCATTGTGGAATTTCTGAAGGTCCAAAGTTAAACTTCATTAAATAAATCGTATTTTTATCTAAGCTGCTCAAATCTTTAGAGATTTTTTTATCTAAAGAATCAACGGCTGCCAAAACGGCTATAATTGAAAAAATACCAATTGTAACACCTAAAAGCGACAACAAAGTACGCAGTTTATTATTGCGCAGCGCATTGATGGCAAAACCTAAACTTTCTTTTAATAATCTTAGATAAAGAAGCATATAATTGTATTTTTCAATAAAGTAAAATTCAATAATTTAAAAACAAAAACCTAATAAAAGTTAACTTACTCATCAGTAGATTTTTTTACGAGAATGTTACACTAATTTTTTTAAAATAATATATAAAAAAACTACTTTTGCAGTCTGAAAATCATAACTACACAATGAGCACAACAAAAAAAATACAATCAGCGTTAATTTCTGTTTTTTCAAAAGATGGATTAGAGCCAATCGTTAGAAAATTACACGAGCAAAACGTAACACTTTACTCAACTGGAGGAACAGAAGAATTCATTAAAAACCTTGGAATTCCGGTAGTTCCAGTAGAAGATATTACATCATTTCCTGAAATTCTTGGCGGAAGAGTAAAAACACTTCACCCGAAAATTTTTGGAGGAATCTTAAACCGTCAGGATAACGAGAGCGATGTACAGCAAATGAAAGAATTTGACATTCCTCAAATTGATTTAGTAATTGTTGATTTGTATCCTTTTGAAAAAACTGTTGCTTCAGGTGCAAGTGAGCAAGATATTATTGAAAAAATTGACATTGGAGGAATTTCATTAATCCGCGCTGGTGCTAAAAACTTTAAAGACACTGTAATCGTAGCTTCTGTAAACGAATACAGCTTGCTTTTAGATATTATTACAGAACAAGACGGAAGTACAACTCTTGAAAACAGAAGATTGTTTGCTTCAAAAGCTTTCCATGTTTCATCTCACTATGATGGAGCTATTTTTAATTATTTCAATACTGACGAAACTATTTACAAAGAAAGCATTGCAAATGGTCAAGTTTTAAGATACGGTGAGAACCCTCATCAAAAAGGATTTTTCTTTGGCGATTTTGACGCTATGTTCAAAAAAGTGCACGGAAAAGAATTATCATACAACAATTTATTAGATGTTGATGCTGCTGTAAATTTAATTGCTGAATTTAAAACAGACGGACCAACATTTGCTATTCTAAAACACAACAATGCTTGTGGTTTGGCTTCAAGAAAAACAATCAGCGAAGCCTATTTAGCCGCTTTAGCTTGTGATCCAACTTCTGCTTTTGGTGGAGTTTTGATTTCAAACACAAAAATTGATTTAGAAACGGCACAAGAAATCAATAAATTATTCTGCGAAGTGGTAATCGCACCATCATATGATGATGAAGCAATCACAGTTTTACAAGAAAAGAAAAACAGAATTATTTTAGTTCAAAATGAAGTTGAATTACCATCTCGTCAAGTAAGAACTTGTCTTAACGGATTGTTAATTCAGGACAGAAATAATATTACAGATAATAAAGAGCATTTAAAAACCGTTACAGTTACAGAACCTACTGCTCAAGAGATCGAAGATTTGATCTTTGCTTCTAAAATCTGCAAGAATACAAAATCAAACACTATTGTATTTGCTAAAAACGGAACATTGATTTCTTCTGGTACAGGTCAGACTTCAAGAGTTGACGCTTTAATTCAAGCTGTTGACAAAGCAAAGGCTTTTGGATTTGATTTAAACGGAGCTTCGATGGCAAGTGATGCATTTTTTCCATTTCCGGATTGTGTAGAATTAGCCAAAAAAGCAGGAATAACTGCTGTAATTCAGCCAGGAGGTTCGATAAAAGACGAATTAAGCATAAATTATTGCAATGAAAACAATCTTGCAATGGTATTTACAGGAACACGTCATTTTAAACATTAATTTGTTTAACTTTGTTCGATAAATTATTTTATAACATTTTAAACCCCTAAAAAACTTATGGGATTTTTTGATTTCATGACCGAGGATATTGCGATAGACCTTGGAACCGCAAACACTTTAATCATTCATAATGATAAAGTTGTTATTGATAGTCCGTCTATCGTTGCACGTGATAGAGTATCTGGCAAAATCATTGCTGTTGGTAAAGAAGCCAACATGATGCAAGGTAAAACACATGAAAACATCAAAACTATAAGGCCTTTGAAAGATGGTGTAATCGCTGATTTCGATGCTTCGGAAAAAATGATCAATATGTTCATTAAAAGTATTCCTGCATTGAAAAAAAGAATGTTTACCCCAGCTTTACGTATGGTTGTGTGTATTCCTTCTGGTATTACTGAAGTGGAGATGAGAGCGGTGAAGGAATCTTGTGAGAGAGTAAATGGTAAAGAGGTTTATTTGATCCATGAGCCAATGGCAGCGGCAATTGGTATTGGTATCGACATTATGCAGCCTAAAGGTAACATGATTGTGGATATTGGAGGTGGTACAACTGAAATTGCAGTTATCGCATTAGGCGGAATTGTATGTGATAAATCTGTAAAAATTGCAGGTGACGTTTTCACAAATGATATCGTATATTACATGCGTACACAGCATAACCTTTTCGTAGGAGAAAGTACCGCAGAAAAAATTAAAATTCAAATTGGAGCGGCTATCGAAGATTTAGATGGACCACCAGAAGATATGTCTGTTCAAGGTAGAGATTTGCTTACTGGTAAACCAAAACAAGTTGATGTTTCTTACCGTGAAATTGCAAAAGCATTAGACAAATCGATTCAGCGTATTGAAGATGCGGTAATGGAAACATTATCTCAAACTCCACCTGAGTTAGCTGCCGATATCTACAACACTGGTATTTATTTAGCTGGTGGAGGATCAATGTTAAGAGGTCTTGACAAACGTATTTCTCAAAAAACAGATTTACCGGTTTACATTGCCGAAGATCCATTAAGAGCAGTTGTACGCGGAACAGGAATGGCTCTTAAAAACATTGCAAAATTTAAAAGCATCTTAATTAAATAAGATCTAAAATAACAATCAATTTACTTTTATAAGGGTCGGATTTTTAATATTTGACCCTTGTAAAATCTGAAACCTTAAAGCATATCCTGAAACAAAATAACCAGACAAGAAATGCAGCAAATTTTTAATTTCATTATAAGAAACAGTAATCGATTGCTGTTTTTGCTGCTTTTAGGTATTTCGTTGACGCTCACAATTCAATCGCATTCTTACCACAGAAGCAGAGTAATCAGTTCGGCTAATTTTCTAAGCGGAGGTGTTTATGAAAGAATTAATCGTGTAAACGAATATTTGAATTTAAGAGCCGAAAATGATGAACTTGTATTAGAGAATGCAAGGTTAAAAAGTCTTTTATTTAATAAAGAAGACACTACCAAAGCACCGCTACCTGATAGTATTAAAGGGGTAAAACCAGCAGATATCATCGTTTCCAAGGTAATTCATAACTCATACAATACACACGAAAACTATATCACATTAAATTCCGGAAGAAATGAAGGAGTTAAACAAGATATGGGAGTAATTAACAGTTTAGGAATCGTGGGTGTTATAGACAATACTTCTCCAAATTACTCAACTGTAGTAAGTATTTTGAATATGAAGTCTCAGATTAATGCTAAAATCAAAAAATCAAATCATTTTGGTTCTCTTACCTGGGACGGAAAAAGCACAGGATTTGTACAGCTTGAAGATGTCCCTAGATTAGCATCTATCAGAAAAGGTGATACTATTGTTACGGGAGGACAATCTGTAATTTTCCCTGAGGGAATCAACATTGGTACAGTAGATAAAATCTTTATTAAAAAGAACACCAGTTACTACGTCATAAATGTTAAATTATTTAATGACATGACGAATCTAGGACACGTTTACATAATTAAAAGTAAAGACAGAGAAGAACTTATTAATCTAGAAAACAAAAGCAAAGAAAAAAATGAATAGCGCTTTGTTAGTAAATATTTTTCGTTTCATTATACTGCTGGCAGTTCAAATTGTTATTTTCAATAACATGAATTTTCTAGGATACATAAGCTCATTCCCTTATATTTTATACATCATATTATATCCAGTAAACAGTAATAGAGCTGGTTTGATTATTTCGAGTTTCTTATTAGGGCTGGTAATGGATATGTTTTGTAATTCGGGAGGAACTCACGCAACAGCTTGCTTAATATTATCGTATTACAGACCTTATATTTTCAAGTTCTCTTTCGGATTAAGTTATGAATACCAAACCATTAAACTAAACGAATCATTAACACCAGAACGGTTTTCATTTATTCTGGTCTCGGTTTTATTACATCATATTGTACTGTTTACATTAGAAGCATTTCAGTTTAAGTTCATTATCGATGTATTGCTCCGAACACTCTTTAGCACCATTTTTACTATTATCACTTCAATTATAATAATTTATCTTATTAAGCCCAATAAACGATGAGAAAAGTCTTGCTGCCCTCTTTAATTATTATTGCAGCGTCTTTGCTAGTGATTCGGATATTCTATCTGCAGATTGTCGACGATTCATTTAAATTGAAATCAGAAAATAATGCGATAAAAAAGGTCTACGACTACCCGGAACGAGGTTATATTTATGATCGAAATGGCAAACTTATGGTTGCCAATCAAGCTTCTTATGACATCATGGTAATCCCAAGAGATATCAAAGAAGATCTTAATGTGGCCGAATTTTGCGCACTTTTAAATATTACAAGAGAAGAATACGATAAACGAATTGCAAAAGCAAAAGTTTATAGTCCGAGACTTCCATCTGTATTTTTATCTCAGTTAAATAAAAACGAATTTGCTGCTTTTCAAGAGAAAATCAGAAAATACGAAGGTTTCTACTTCCAGAAACGTTCTCTTCGTGATTACGAAGTAGATTATGGCGCGAATATTTTTGGTTTCATTACGCAGGTAAACGAAAAACAAATTGCACAGAATCCGTACTATAACAGCGGGGATTTAATTGGAAAACAAGGTGTAGAAGAAAGTTATGAAGAAATTTTACGCGGTATAAAAGGTGTAAAATACATTCAGAAAGACAAATACAACCGTGAAATTGGCCCTTATAAAGAAGGACGATACGATACGATTGCCGTTGCTGGAGAAGATATCAATTTAACTATTGATGCAGAACTTCAAAAATACGGAGAAGAATTAATGATTAATAAAAGAGGTGGAATTGTAGCAATCGAGCCTAAATCAGGGGAAATTCTTGCTTTAGTTACAGCTCCTTCTTATGATCCGGGAATTTTAGTTGGAAGACAAAGATCTAAAAACTACACGCTTTTATATCATGATTCTATCGCCAAACCATTATATGACAGAGGACTTTTAGCAGAATATCCTCCGGGTTCTCCATTTAAAATTTTAACTGGACTAGTGGCTTTACAGGAAGGCGTTGTAAACGAACAAACGACTTTTATGTGTCATCACGGATTTAGTTATGGAGGCGGACGTTTTATGAAATGCCACGGTTTTGGACCTCATCAGCTTCATAATGGAATTTACAATTCTTGCAACACCTACTTTGGCCAAGCTTACATGTTGACCATAAACAAATATGCAGATCCTGGAAAAGCGGTTGACGTTTGGAGTGATCACGTAAAAAGTTTTGGTTTAGGACAATTTATGGGATATGATTTACCAACAGGTAAAAGAGGAAATATTCCAACATCAAAAACATATAAAAGAATTTATCCTAATGGCGGATGGAGAAGTTCAACGATTGTATCTAACGCGATTGGACAGGGAGAGGTCTTAATGACGCCGATTCAGCTTGCAAACATGATGGCAACTGTTGCAAATCAAGGATATTATTACACGCCTCACATCATTAAGAAAATTGAGGGTAAGAAAATTGATGCTAAGTTTACCACAAAACATACGACTACGATTGACCAGAAATATTTCCCTCCAGTTATCAGCGGTTTGTTTGATGTATATAACAAAGGAACAGCTTATGCACTTAAAGTAAACGGAATTGATATTTGCGGAAAAACTGGTACTGCTGAGAACTTTGCTAAAATTAATGGTAAAAGAACACAGCTTAAAGACCACTCTATTTTCGTAGCATTTGCTCCAAAAGATAATCCAAAAATTGCTATTGCAATCATGATTGAAAACGGAGGTTTTGGTGCCAACGTAGCCGGACCTATTGCGAGTTTAATGATAGAGAAATATCTGAGACATAAAATTACGAGAACAGATCTTGAAACAAGAGTTTTAAACAAAAGTTTGGCTGCTGAATATGCTAAACTGGGCGGAATGAACGAAGCTAGCAAAATTGAATCGGTACCAAAAGATTCTATTTTACAAGCAAAAATCGTAAAACCAAAAACCGAAGCTCCTAAAACTGAAGCTAAGAAAACAACAATAGACACTACTAAACAGAACTAAGAAAGATTATTTCAAATGAAAAATCAAAGTGTAAAAAATAATATTGATTGGATAAGTGTCTTTATCTACATTGCGTTGGTAACTTTAGGCTGGCTGAATATCTATTCATCTTCTCTATTATCAACTGACGGCACTTATCAAAAACAGCTGATTTTCATTGGATGTACCATTCCTTTAATTTTTGTTGTGCTTTTTGTTGACGGAAAATTTTATGAAAAATACGCCAGTATAATTTTCGGTGTTTCTCTTTTGTCCTTAGCCGGATTATTTCTTTTTGGAAAAACAATTGCAGGTCAGCGATGCTGGTACGCTATTGGAAGTTTTACCCTTCAGCCTTCAGAGTTTGCAAAAGCCGCAACTTCATTGGCATTGGCCAAATATTTAAGTGACACTCAAATAAATTTAAAAGAAACCAACAGGCAGCTGCAGGCTTTAGCAATCGTCTTTCTTCCAGTAATGCTAATTTTACCACAGCCTGACCCAGGAAGTGCTTTAATTTACAGCGTTTTCATTTTGGTTTTATTTAGAGAAGGACTTCCTTCGTGGTATGTATGGACAGGATTTATTACCATTTTATTATTCGTCCTTACACTCGTATTAGAACCATATGTGGTTATTTTAATTTCACTTGGAGTACTATTGATTATTCATTTTAAAGGAAGAGCTGTAGACAGAAATATCATTTTAAGTGCTATTATGCTAGCGGTAATCTCTGGTTTTGTTCTTTCTGTTGATTATGTATTTGACAACGTTTTTAAACAGCACCACAGAGATCGTTTCAATATTTTATTGGGTAAAACCGTCGATATGAAAGGTATTGGATACAATACCAATCAATCTGAAATTGCGATTGGATCTGGAGGATGGCTTGGAAAAGGCTTCCTAGAAGGTACGCAGACAAAAGGAGGTTTCGTGCCAGAACAACATACAGATTACATCTTTACAACCGTTGGAGAAGAATGGGGTTTTGTTGGCTCTTTAGTCGTTATCTTGCTTTTCACTTGTCTGTTTTTAAGAGTAATTTATTTAGCTGAAAGACAGAAAACAAAATTCAGTCGGGTTTACGGATATTGTGTTGCCGGAATTCTGTTTATACATTTCTTCGTTAACATTGCCATGGTTATTGGTATTTTCCCAACAATTGGGGTTCCTCTGCCCTTCTTTTCTTATGGAGGTTCTGGACTCTGGGGATTCACCATTTTGCTGTTTATCTTCTTAAAAATGGATGCTAATAAGGTAAATGAATGGTAATCTTGAATACCAATATTTAAATTCCAAATTCCAATTGACTTACTATATAGGAGATTTAAAAATCTCTTTTTAGACAAATAATTTTATCTGTTTCACCAACAGATTGACATAAAAAAATCCCCGAAGTAATACTTCGGGGATTTTTATTTTTATGATATTTTATATTTGCTCTGTTGGTTTTTTCTTTAAAAGCTTAAGTAAAACCGGGAATGTAGAGATGATGATAATAACTATAATAATAACTTCAATATGCTCTTTTAAATCGATTCCTTGTTCTAAAAAGACACCATATAAATAATGTCCCGAAAAGATCAAAATAAACGACCACAAAAAAGAACTCAAAATATTATAGAACATAAACTTCTTTTTATCCATCGAAACAATTCCTGCAATTATAGGTGCAAATGTTCTGAAGATTGGCAGAAAGCGAGCATAAATAATAGCTTTTCCGCCGTATTTTTCGAAGAAATCTTTAGATTGTAAAAGGTATTTTTTCTTAAACCAGAAAGTATCTTCTTTCTTAAATAAGTAATAACCGCTTTTTGCTCCAAACCAGTAACCTGTCATGTTACCTAATACTCCCATTAAAGCTACTGCAGTAGAAAGCAAAAATACATTTATGAAATCACCTGGGATATAAACAACATTTTGAATTAAATCTCGGCTATAAATACCTGCTAAAAAAAGTAAACTGTCCCCTGGAAGGAAAAAGCCTGCAAAAAGTCCTGTTTCTGCGAATACAATAAACAGAACAATAAATAACCCAATCTGAACACCTCCGATACTTAAAGTTATATAAAATTCAGGGTTTAGTAACTGGGTCCATTGAAAGTTATTCATAAAATGAGTTTGGTTATACGTATCAGCTTGTGAAATTAACGATTATTTATTTTAACAACAATTAAAAGCAGTATTTTAAAGATAAATTAACTATTAAAAAAGCCCAAGTATCAACTTGGGCTTCTAAAAAATTATTGTTCTCTTTCGTATTTGCAGCAAGAATGTAAATTATTATAATCTGTATCTGTCGCTTTTACTTCCTTTGTATCGTGTCCGGCCTTTGCAACTGCCATATTTAAATCTTTTGTAGAAGATTTTTCTTCATTCAAAATAACACTCAGCTGGTGGGTGCTTACATCCCAAGAAGCAGTTTTTACACCTGGAACACCAAATGCGGCTTTTTCAATTCGTTTTTTGCACTGTTCGCAATTTCCGTTTACTTCTGTCGTGTATTTTAAATTCTTATTTTTTTTAGTTTGAGCCTCAGCCGTAAATCCTAAAAAACTAATTATCGCTATTAAAATTAAATTCTTCATTTTGTATCTATTTAGTGTGTAAAATTAATATTCTTTATTTGATTTTGAATCGTAATCCTGCATAATACATCTGTCCGAAAATTGGAGCGTATGCTACAGAAGCATCAAAGTTTGGACCGAATGGATCATTAGCGCCTAAAATTGCTTTTTGCTGTTTATAATTACCGATGTTCTCTCCTCCTATATATACTTCAAAAACAGGAGAAAAAATTCGTGTAACCTGAGCATTCATTACAGCATACGAAGGTGAAAAATCAGGAAACTGATCCTCAGCAGGATTAGAAGCCGTGTAAGGAAGCTGTTGTTTCCCAGACCAGTTAAATGTATAGTCGAATTTCCATTGTTTTCCTTCATCACTTGCAGTCGTTTCGTATTCTAAATTCCCCAAAAAACGATGTTTTGCTTGAAGCGGACGCTGGAAAGTTCCTCTCAAATAATCCGTCTGGATATCATAATATTTATAAGCTGTTCTCAAATTCAAATTTTGAATCAACTCATAATTAAATTCAACCTGCAGACTGTTGGCAAAAGAGCTTCCTTTCAGATTGTAAAACAAAACATCCTGCGGACTTTGCATAATATCTACTATCGCCTGATTTTGAAAATCGGTTCGGTATAAATCAAAACCAGCTTCGGCATTTTTATTAAATAGTTTGAATTTCTGAGAAAAACTGATTCCGTAATTCCATGCAATTTCTGGATTTAGCCCATATACTTTTCCATTATTATCTAAAATTGAAAAAGTTCTTGAACTGGCAAATAACTGCTGATTTTCGGCAAAAATATTAGCCGAACGTTTGCCTCTTCCAGCAGAAAAACGAAGTACTCCATTTTTCCAAGGATTGTAACGAACATGTAAACGCGGCGTTACAAAAAATCCTAATCGGTTGCTGTTGTCTACTCGTCCACCTAAAATTACACTGAAATTATCGGTATTATCATAGGTATATTCAAAGAAAGCTCCAACAGAATTATCAATTCGGCTGTAATCCACAATATTCACAAACTCTTGATATTGATCGTATGTAAAATTCAAACCCGTTGTGAATTTATGCATCGTATTATTAATAATCGAATTGAAAATCAAATTCGAATAGAAACTGTTTTGCCTGATATCATAGAGATTTAAACCAAAATAAGAATCTTGTTTGTGGCTGTTAAATGAGTTTTGAAAACCAATACTCTGATACGGCATATCAGGAAAAACATAACCAATTTTTGTAGAAACATCAAAACGTTCTGTATTGATTTCTGATCCCCAGTGATTGGTTGTACCACGATCACGATCTTTATCAAAATCAAGTTCTCCAGTTTGTTTTTTATCATTCATATATCGGAAATTGATAAAACTCACCAGTCCGCTTTCGGCATCATAATATTGGTACCGATTTAAAACATTGATTTGTTTTCCTAGCGGATTATCCAAGAAACCGTCGTTGTTCATATCATTTTTGGCGACACGTGCATTTCCATGAACGAATAAACTTGTGGCCCATTTATCTGATAATTTTTTATTGAAATGTGTATTCAATTCAAATCTTGAATCGGTAGCACCATACGCATTTAGAAAAAACGGAATGTCGTTTAATGGTTTTAGAAGTTCTGTATTAATTTGTCCAGAAATACTTTCATAACCATTGATAACGCTTCCTGCACCTTTGGTAATCTGAACACTTTCAATCCATGTTCCCGGTGTAAAAGACAATCCGTAAGCCTGTGAAGCACCTCGCACAGAAGGAATATTTTCTTCTGTAATCATTAAATACGGGCTTGTAAGCCCTAACATTTTGATTTGTTTTGTTCCTGTTAATGCATCCGAAAAATTGACATCAATAGACGGATTCGTTTCAAAACTTTCTGCCAGATTACAACAAGCTGCTTTTAAAAGCTCTTTACTCGTAATTAATGAAGTATTGGCTGTAAGTGTATAGGATTTTTTAATTCCTTTTTGCTTTTTTGTGATTTTTACTTCTTCCAGATTTTCTTGTGAAAACATAGGAACAGAAAGCAAAAACACCACAAAAAGCATGATATTTTTTTGCATAAAAAAAGACTTTAATGTTGTTTAGATTTTTGAATGCTGTTTCTCAAAATAAGAAACACACAAACATTACATTTCAAGCCACACGAAATGACTTGATTCTAAAACATTAAAATCAGGAATAAAAAATATACTGGTGATATAATTTGAATAAGGGGGGCGCATTCGCATCAGAATAATACGAAATAATCTGACTGCTTTTAAAATTCGGAACCGATAAAAAAGCAATTGGTTTGTATTCTTCAATTACAGCAGGAAATGCTAACTGAAAGAAGAAGATTTTTAAAGTCGCATCATCTGATTTTTTCTCAAAATGAACCACTTTATCTTTACAGCAGGAGGATACTTTTTCTTTTTCACCGCAACATTTTTTCTCTGGTTTAGCAGAAACGCTGGTATTTAAAGATACAGAAGCAATTTTTCCTCCACAATAATGCACATCAAAAGCAAACCCTATGTTGGAAACCAACAAGAGAAAAGCCAATAGTAAAACAGTGCATTTTTTCATACTGCAAATATATCTAAAGATTCTGCGATAAACTCTAATGAAATGTTATTTTTTTGAATTTTGAAGCTGGTAATAAAATGCCGGAATAAACAAAAGCACAAATATGGGCTGAATGATAAATCTTCGCACATAAAACAAAAGCCAATTGCTATTTGGGAAGTATTCTATAATTATAAAAAACGCCGCAAAAAGCAAAATCGAAAAAACAGAATATAAAATAGCCGTAAAATTTAAAATTCCTTTATCCTGAAAAAGTGTATAAATTAAAATCAGAGATAAAATTGTATTTAAACCAAAGCGAAATATCAAATTATAAAAAAGCTTAAAAGAGTCAACTTCAGGCAACGGCACATTCGTAAATTCTGATTCGAAATATTCTAAAAAAGGATCGTAAAACAATGAATTTTCGAATGT
This is a stretch of genomic DNA from Flavobacterium endoglycinae. It encodes these proteins:
- a CDS encoding helix-turn-helix domain-containing protein, encoding MSITTKQNHIGRKISRIRELRDMKQEALAQALGTSQQTVSAIENSETIDDTKLAEVAKALGVSAEAIKNFTEENMISYFNNFYDNSTSTGINGMFNPTQCTFNPLDKVVELYERLVLAEKEKVEYLEKLLKDK
- a CDS encoding rod shape-determining protein — translated: MGFFDFMTEDIAIDLGTANTLIIHNDKVVIDSPSIVARDRVSGKIIAVGKEANMMQGKTHENIKTIRPLKDGVIADFDASEKMINMFIKSIPALKKRMFTPALRMVVCIPSGITEVEMRAVKESCERVNGKEVYLIHEPMAAAIGIGIDIMQPKGNMIVDIGGGTTEIAVIALGGIVCDKSVKIAGDVFTNDIVYYMRTQHNLFVGESTAEKIKIQIGAAIEDLDGPPEDMSVQGRDLLTGKPKQVDVSYREIAKALDKSIQRIEDAVMETLSQTPPELAADIYNTGIYLAGGGSMLRGLDKRISQKTDLPVYIAEDPLRAVVRGTGMALKNIAKFKSILIK
- a CDS encoding ABC transporter permease; translated protein: MLLYLRLLKESLGFAINALRNNKLRTLLSLLGVTIGIFSIIAVLAAVDSLDKKISKDLSSLDKNTIYLMKFNFGPSEIPQWKREQFPNVKYDEYVGLKNSMNNTEQVGYQLFVNHETLKYDSKTVADVNIIPSSFEMVDIDGLSFDRGRFYNESESNSGTPVIVLGYDVADGLFGGSDPIGKNIRLYGQRFSVIGVMAKQGAGFFGDSNDTSVYLPANFLRRMYGDSDSMTPVIVLKPEKGVDMDAYKAEIAQKLRAIRGIKAGEMDNFFINVLSGFTDFIDGIIGQMNVVGWIISGFSLLVGGFGIANIMFVSVKERTNLIGIQKSLGAKNKFILFQFLFEAIILSVIGGIIGLLMVWGIALILTKVLDFDFVLSLGNILLGTGLAALIGLISGILPAVSAANLDPVEAIRTGM
- the purH gene encoding bifunctional phosphoribosylaminoimidazolecarboxamide formyltransferase/IMP cyclohydrolase, which codes for MSTTKKIQSALISVFSKDGLEPIVRKLHEQNVTLYSTGGTEEFIKNLGIPVVPVEDITSFPEILGGRVKTLHPKIFGGILNRQDNESDVQQMKEFDIPQIDLVIVDLYPFEKTVASGASEQDIIEKIDIGGISLIRAGAKNFKDTVIVASVNEYSLLLDIITEQDGSTTLENRRLFASKAFHVSSHYDGAIFNYFNTDETIYKESIANGQVLRYGENPHQKGFFFGDFDAMFKKVHGKELSYNNLLDVDAAVNLIAEFKTDGPTFAILKHNNACGLASRKTISEAYLAALACDPTSAFGGVLISNTKIDLETAQEINKLFCEVVIAPSYDDEAITVLQEKKNRIILVQNEVELPSRQVRTCLNGLLIQDRNNITDNKEHLKTVTVTEPTAQEIEDLIFASKICKNTKSNTIVFAKNGTLISSGTGQTSRVDALIQAVDKAKAFGFDLNGASMASDAFFPFPDCVELAKKAGITAVIQPGGSIKDELSINYCNENNLAMVFTGTRHFKH
- the mreC gene encoding rod shape-determining protein MreC codes for the protein MQQIFNFIIRNSNRLLFLLLLGISLTLTIQSHSYHRSRVISSANFLSGGVYERINRVNEYLNLRAENDELVLENARLKSLLFNKEDTTKAPLPDSIKGVKPADIIVSKVIHNSYNTHENYITLNSGRNEGVKQDMGVINSLGIVGVIDNTSPNYSTVVSILNMKSQINAKIKKSNHFGSLTWDGKSTGFVQLEDVPRLASIRKGDTIVTGGQSVIFPEGINIGTVDKIFIKKNTSYYVINVKLFNDMTNLGHVYIIKSKDREELINLENKSKEKNE
- a CDS encoding rod shape-determining protein MreD, giving the protein MNSALLVNIFRFIILLAVQIVIFNNMNFLGYISSFPYILYIILYPVNSNRAGLIISSFLLGLVMDMFCNSGGTHATACLILSYYRPYIFKFSFGLSYEYQTIKLNESLTPERFSFILVSVLLHHIVLFTLEAFQFKFIIDVLLRTLFSTIFTIITSIIIIYLIKPNKR